Proteins found in one Methanofollis fontis genomic segment:
- the tuf gene encoding translation elongation factor EF-1 subunit alpha, with protein sequence MATEKPHMNLAVIGHIDHGKSTTVGRLMFETGAVPPHIIENYRKEAESKGKGSFEFAWVMDSLKEERERGITIDIAHKRFDTDKYYFTVVDCPGHRDFIKNMITGASQADAALLVVAAPDGVMEQTKEHVFLSRTLGITQLIVGINKMDAADYSEKRYNEVKEQLSQLLKMVGFKPADVPFIPMSSFEGVNISKKSDKTPWYNGPTVLESLDLLKEPEKPTSLPFRLPIQDVYSISGVGTVPVGRIETGVMKKGMKVSFMPANVNGEVKSIEMHHEEVPEALPGDNVGFNVRGVGKNDVRRGDVCGPVDEPPTVAEEFTAQIVVLHHPSAITVGYTPVFHCHTSQIACTFTELMTKLDPRTGQVKEQNPTFLKTGDAAIVKIRPTRPMVIEKIKEIPQLGRFAIRDMGSTIAAGMCIDIQAKQMR encoded by the coding sequence ATGGCAACCGAAAAACCACACATGAACCTTGCTGTCATCGGGCACATCGACCACGGAAAGTCGACCACCGTCGGCCGCCTGATGTTTGAGACAGGAGCTGTACCGCCCCATATTATCGAGAACTACAGAAAGGAAGCTGAGTCCAAAGGTAAGGGCTCCTTCGAGTTCGCATGGGTTATGGACAGTCTCAAGGAAGAGCGCGAGCGCGGTATCACCATCGACATCGCTCACAAGCGGTTCGACACCGACAAGTACTACTTCACCGTTGTGGACTGCCCGGGTCACCGTGACTTCATCAAGAACATGATCACCGGTGCATCGCAGGCCGACGCCGCCCTTCTCGTCGTCGCCGCTCCGGACGGTGTCATGGAGCAGACCAAGGAGCACGTCTTCCTCTCCAGGACACTCGGCATCACGCAGCTCATCGTCGGCATCAACAAGATGGACGCCGCCGACTACTCGGAGAAGCGCTACAACGAGGTCAAGGAGCAGCTCTCGCAGCTCCTGAAGATGGTCGGCTTCAAGCCCGCCGACGTCCCGTTCATCCCGATGTCCTCCTTTGAGGGTGTCAACATCTCCAAGAAGTCCGACAAGACTCCCTGGTACAACGGTCCGACGGTCCTTGAATCCCTCGACCTGCTCAAGGAGCCCGAGAAGCCGACGAGCCTTCCGTTCCGTCTCCCGATTCAGGACGTCTACTCGATCTCCGGCGTCGGCACCGTGCCTGTCGGCCGTATCGAGACCGGCGTCATGAAGAAGGGTATGAAGGTCTCCTTCATGCCGGCAAACGTCAACGGCGAAGTGAAGTCCATTGAGATGCACCACGAGGAAGTGCCCGAGGCACTGCCCGGCGACAACGTCGGCTTCAACGTCCGTGGTGTCGGCAAGAATGATGTCCGCCGCGGCGATGTCTGTGGGCCTGTCGATGAGCCCCCAACGGTTGCCGAGGAGTTCACCGCCCAGATCGTCGTGCTCCACCACCCGAGCGCCATCACGGTCGGCTACACCCCGGTCTTCCACTGCCACACCTCGCAGATCGCCTGCACCTTCACCGAGCTCATGACCAAACTCGACCCGCGCACCGGTCAGGTCAAGGAGCAGAACCCGACCTTCCTGAAGACCGGCGATGCGGCGATCGTCAAGATCCGCCCGACCCGCCCGATGGTCATCGAGAAGATCAAGGAGATCCCGCAGCTCGGTCGCTTTGCCATCCGTGACATGGGATCGACGATCGCAGCCGGCATGTGTATCGACATCCAGGCCAAACAGATGAGATAA
- the rpsJ gene encoding 30S ribosomal protein S10 gives MQKARIRLSGTDYDKIEMVCDRIREIAERTGVNLAGPIPLPTKRLVVPIRKSPDGEGTATWDRWQMRVHKRLIDIDADERALRQLMRIQVPKDIGIEIVLES, from the coding sequence ATGCAAAAAGCCAGAATACGCCTATCAGGGACCGATTACGACAAAATCGAGATGGTCTGTGACAGAATACGGGAAATTGCAGAGCGGACGGGCGTGAATCTGGCAGGGCCTATCCCCCTCCCCACGAAGAGACTCGTCGTGCCGATCAGGAAAAGCCCGGACGGAGAGGGAACTGCGACCTGGGATCGTTGGCAGATGCGCGTGCACAAGCGTCTCATCGACATCGATGCCGACGAGCGGGCCCTGAGGCAGCTGATGCGCATTCAGGTGCCAAAGGACATCGGCATCGAGATTGTGCTGGAGAGCTGA